In Mariluticola halotolerans, one DNA window encodes the following:
- a CDS encoding ABC transporter substrate-binding protein, protein MKFARAALFAAAIALPMSPVAVLAETPADVLVVAQNIDDIVAIDPAQAYEFTSGELVTNVYDRLVQYDAEDPSVLSAGLASEWTADDAAKTITFTLRDGVTFHSGNPVRAEDVVFSLARVIKLNLTPAFILTQLGWTPENVDDMVTAEGNTVTIKYDGDFSSAFVLNVLAARPASVVDEVTVMSHEADGDMGNAWLNANSAGSGPFELAGYRPAEIIRLNANPDYFKGAPKVNSVIVRHVAEAATQQLLLQSGDVDMAKNLTPDQIAGLEGDVKVETFPQAAVHFLSFNQKTEALQPEAVWEAARYLVNYKGMTDSFLKGQMEVHQAFWPKGFPGSYDETPYTYDVEKAKQILADAGIETPINVTLDVINATPFTDMAQSLQAGFAEAGINFDIIPGTGAQVITKYRERTHEAMLLYWGPDFMDPHSNAKAFAYNSDNSDENYQATTTWRNAWAVPDDMNKEVTAALAEADQAKRNEMYVDLQKKVQENSPIVIMFQAAYEVAMAPNVNGYVNGATSDFVYYRLVSK, encoded by the coding sequence ATGAAATTCGCAAGAGCCGCATTGTTTGCGGCGGCCATCGCCTTGCCGATGAGCCCCGTCGCTGTGCTGGCTGAAACGCCCGCCGACGTTTTGGTCGTTGCCCAGAATATCGATGACATCGTCGCCATCGATCCCGCTCAGGCGTACGAATTCACCTCCGGTGAACTCGTCACCAATGTCTATGACCGTCTGGTCCAGTATGATGCCGAGGACCCCTCGGTTCTCTCCGCCGGTCTGGCGTCCGAATGGACCGCCGATGATGCGGCCAAGACCATCACCTTCACCCTGCGTGATGGTGTGACCTTCCATTCCGGCAATCCCGTGCGTGCCGAAGACGTGGTCTTCTCGCTCGCCCGCGTGATCAAGCTCAACCTGACCCCCGCCTTCATTCTCACCCAGCTTGGCTGGACCCCTGAAAATGTTGACGACATGGTCACCGCCGAAGGCAATACCGTCACCATCAAATATGATGGCGATTTCTCGTCTGCCTTCGTGCTCAACGTGCTGGCGGCCCGTCCGGCCTCGGTCGTTGATGAAGTCACCGTGATGAGCCATGAAGCCGATGGTGACATGGGCAATGCCTGGCTTAATGCCAATTCCGCCGGCTCCGGTCCTTTCGAGCTGGCAGGCTACCGTCCGGCTGAAATCATCCGCCTCAATGCCAACCCTGATTACTTCAAGGGCGCGCCCAAGGTGAATTCGGTTATCGTGCGTCACGTGGCGGAAGCGGCAACCCAGCAATTGCTGCTGCAGTCCGGCGACGTCGATATGGCCAAGAACCTGACCCCGGACCAGATTGCCGGGCTTGAGGGCGATGTGAAGGTTGAAACCTTCCCGCAGGCCGCTGTGCATTTCCTCTCGTTCAACCAGAAGACCGAAGCCCTGCAGCCGGAAGCTGTGTGGGAAGCGGCCCGTTACCTCGTCAACTACAAGGGCATGACCGACAGTTTCCTCAAAGGCCAGATGGAAGTGCATCAGGCATTCTGGCCAAAGGGTTTCCCCGGTTCCTATGACGAAACCCCCTATACCTATGACGTGGAAAAGGCCAAGCAGATCCTCGCCGATGCCGGTATCGAAACACCGATCAATGTGACCCTCGACGTGATCAACGCCACCCCGTTTACCGATATGGCGCAATCGCTGCAGGCAGGTTTTGCCGAAGCGGGCATCAATTTCGACATCATTCCGGGCACGGGCGCGCAGGTCATCACCAAATATCGTGAGCGTACCCACGAAGCCATGCTGTTGTATTGGGGTCCTGATTTCATGGATCCGCATTCCAACGCCAAGGCTTTCGCCTACAATTCGGACAATTCGGACGAAAACTACCAGGCGACCACCACATGGCGGAATGCCTGGGCTGTGCCGGATGACATGAACAAGGAAGTCACCGCAGCGCTCGCTGAAGCTGATCAGGCAAAGCGCAACGAGATGTATGTCGACCTGCAGAAAAAAGTGCAGGAAAATTCGCCGATCGTCATCATGTTCCAGGCCGCTTATGAAGTCGCGATGGCTCCGAATGTGAACGGCTATGTCAATGGCGCGACATCCGACTTCGTTTATTACCGTCTGGTCTCCAAGTAA
- a CDS encoding helix-turn-helix domain-containing protein: MAEALARNEADNHPKVGALIRARRRQMHLTLQALGDRAQVSVGYLSQVERDHATPSLGTLAQIARALEVGIDYFISTPNTREALTREGGRPKFSIDGSSVVYERLGADFPGNVLSSFVMTVPPGYRSETVAHEGEEILYILEGEITQRLGDEDMIMSAGDSLHFRGNHPHAWSNHTDKPARLLWTGTLALFRSTAKPRLLPDDANTSGAKPARNANKKTAKSKEKH; encoded by the coding sequence ATGGCTGAGGCGCTAGCCAGAAACGAAGCTGATAATCATCCAAAAGTCGGTGCGCTTATTCGCGCCCGCCGCCGCCAGATGCATCTCACCTTGCAGGCGCTGGGCGACAGGGCCCAGGTTTCCGTCGGCTACCTCTCCCAGGTCGAACGCGACCACGCTACACCCTCGCTTGGCACGCTGGCCCAGATTGCCCGCGCACTTGAGGTGGGCATCGACTATTTCATCTCCACCCCCAATACGCGTGAGGCTTTGACCCGCGAGGGGGGACGGCCGAAATTTTCCATCGATGGATCCTCCGTGGTCTATGAGCGGCTGGGTGCCGATTTCCCCGGCAATGTATTGTCCTCCTTCGTCATGACCGTGCCGCCCGGCTACCGGTCCGAGACCGTTGCCCATGAGGGCGAGGAAATTCTCTATATCCTTGAAGGCGAGATCACTCAGCGTCTCGGCGATGAAGACATGATCATGTCGGCGGGGGATAGCCTCCATTTTCGCGGCAATCATCCGCATGCATGGTCCAACCACACAGACAAACCGGCGCGCCTTTTATGGACGGGCACGCTGGCCCTTTTCCGTTCCACGGCAAAGCCACGGCTTTTGCCGGATGACGCAAACACGTCCGGTGCCAAGCCGGCCAGAAACGCCAACAAGAAAACTGCCAAGTCAAAGGAGAAACACTGA